ACTTCACGGGCTTCCGCGGGGACGAGCGCGGGGACGGGCTGGAGCAGACGCACGATGGGCGGACGCTGGGGGTGCGGCTGGAGCACCGGCGGCGGTTCTCCGCCTGGGGACGGGAGGTGGCCGGCGAGTTCGGACTGGGCGCGCGGCGGGACGGGGCGGAGCAGACGCAGCGCCGGTACCGGGAGTCGGACGGCACGTTCTTCGCGGAGGAGGTGGACGCGAACTTCGTGCAGACGGACGTGTGGGGGTACGCGGAAGCGCAGGTGCCGCTGGGCCGGTGGCGGCTGCTGCTGGGAGGCCGGGCGGACGCGCTGGGGGTGAACGTCTTCGACGCGCTGGCGTTCCGGGATCCGCGCTACTACGACGGGCGCGGCTACTCGCGCAGCGCCTTCGGGGTGCACACGGGGGCCAAGGCGGGCCTGGAGCTGTCGCTGACGGAGCGCTGGCGGCTGTTCGCGAGCTACGGGGACGGCTTCCGCTCACCCCAGGCGCGGAGCCTGGCGGAGGGGGAGCGCACGCCGTTCGTCTCGGTGCGGGGGGCGGAGCTGGGCGCGCGGCGGGAGGGCGAGCGCCTGGCGCTGCAGGTGAGCCTCTTCGGCTCACAGGTGGAGGACGACTTCTTCTTCGACCACACGGTGGGGACCACGGTCTTCACGGGCGAAACGCTGCGCGCGGGGGCCACGGTGGCGCTGCAAGCGCGGCCCTGGGAGGGCGTGACGGCGGCGCTGAGCGCGACAGGGGCGCACGCACGGGTGACGGCGACGGACACGCTGCTGCCCTACTTCGCGCCGCTGGTGGCCCGGGCGGACGTGGGCTGGGAGCGGGAGTTCCGGCTGTGGGGCACGGCGGGCGAGGTGTTCGCGGGAACGGGCCTCACCTTGCTGGGCCCCAGGCCCCTGCCCTTCGACGAGTACAGCCGCACGGTGTTCCTGGCGGACGTGCAGGTAGGGGTGCGCCGGGGCGTGCTGGGCCTGCGGCTGGAGGCCAAGAACCTCCTGGACGCGCGGTGGCGCGACGGGGAGTTCGTCTACGGCTCGCGCATGGACCCATCGGCGCCGGCGAGCCTCGTTCCAAGCAGACATTTCACCGCGGGGACGCCACGAACGGCCTCGCTCACGCTGGAGGTACACCTATGAGACATCCCCTGACGCGGCACATGGTCCTGCGGGCGGCGCTGGCACTGACGGTGCTGGTGGGCTGCGGCACGGGCCAGGAGCGGCGCACGTTCCCGGTGGAAGTCACGGCCCAGCCGATGACGGGCGCGAACGAGCACGGCTGGACGGTGACGCTGACGTCCGTGCACGCCTCGGTGGGGCCGGTGCGCTTCTTCGAGGGCCGGGTCCTGCTCTCGCGGCGGTGGCGGAACTTCGACTGGTACACGCTGGTGGGGGGCACGGCCTCGGCGCACCCGGGACACTACGTCCCGGGCGACGCGCTGGCGGAGGTGCTGAGCACGGCCACGGTGGACCTGCTGGCCCCAGCGCCCACGGTGCTGGGCGAGGCCAACGCGGTGACGGGCGGCTATGGCTCGCTGGAGCTGAACCTGCCGGCCGCCACGGGGGCGAGCGACGCGCAGGGAGCGTTGAACGGCCACGCGGTGCGCGTGCGAGGCGAGGCGGTCCACACGGATGGCCGCAAGGTGCGCTTCGACGCGCAGGCGGACCTGCCCAAGCCCATCGAGGGCATCCGCTTCGAGCGGGAGCTGGGCAAGGAGCAGGGCCGGGCACACATCACGGTGGACCTGGCGAAGTGGCTGGGACGGATCGACTTCGGCACGGTGGGCGTGCCGGACACGGGAGCAGAGCAACCCTTCCCCGCTTCGAGCCAGGCGATGAACGCCCTGGTGCGCGGCGTGGAGGACACGAGCGCCTACGCGGTGACGTGGGTGGACGGAGGAGCGCAATGAAGACGTGGATGCTGGGAGCAGTGGTGCTGGGCCTGACGGCGTGCGGCGACGGCTCGGGGGACGTGGTGTTCACGGCCTACGGCGAGGACTACATCGAGCAGGAGATCCCCGCGTCGGCCTTCGAGGACGGCTGGACGGTGAAGTTCTCGAAGTTCCTGGTGACGCTGGGCGAGCTGAAGGTGAGCGACGGGAAGAGCGGCGTGGCGGCCTCCTCGTCGAAGGCGCGGGTGTACGACGTGCACCGTCCGGGGCCGGTGGAGGTGGAGCGCTTCACGGGGCTGTCGGCGCAGGACTGGACGGAGGTGAGCTATGCGATTGCCCCGTCCCCGGACGCGGCGGCGGGCAACGCCACGGCGGAGGACCTGGCGCTGCTGAAGGCGGGCGGCTACGCGGTGTACGTGGACGGCACGGCGGTGAAGGGAATCGACCGGAAGCACTTCGCCTGGGGCTTCACGCAGAACACGCTGTACGAGCACTGCGAGAGCACGGACAAGGGCGAGGGGCTGACGGTGCCGGACGGCGGCGAGGAGATGGTGCAGCTCACCATCCACGGCGACCACCTCTTCTTCGACGACCTGCAATCGCCGGACGCGAAGATGCGGTTCGACGCCCTGGCGGCGGCGGACGTGGAAGGCGGCCTGAACGGCCCGAACGGCGAAATCACGATGGAGGAGCTGGCGCAGGTGGACCTGACGTCCCTGCCGCCGGGGACGTACGGCACGGGGGGCGCGGGGAATGTCCGGAACCTGCGGGACTTCGTGAACGCGCTGGTGCGGACGCTGGGCCACTACCAGGGCGAGGGCGAGTGCGCGCCCAGGACGCGCTAATCCCCCTGCCTGCACGGCTGCTGGGCATTCGAAAGAGCGAGTGCCCAGCAGTGAGCGGTCAACAGAAGGGCACCCAAGAAACCAAGCAACCTGCAGCCAAGCTGCTCCGGAGTGCATAGCTCGTGAAGGAGGAGGCGAGAGGATGCGAACGGTGACCTACGAGCGAAGTGGACGAACGAACACGGGAGCCCAGGCGCTCCGGGTAGAGGGGCTGCACCACCTGCGCATCTTGGAGCAAGGCGAAGAAATCTCGGAGCGGGAGCTCACCCAGGACGAAGTGTCGCGCCTGAAGCCCCTGATGGAGGAAGCGGCGCGGCAGCCCTCGCCGGCGGTGATGGACCCGGCTGGAGGCGGCCCCGAAGAGCTGGCGGTGAGCCTGGCCTTCGAGGACGAGAGCGTGCCCCGGGTCCGGCTGGGGGTGGAGCGGTTCCCGGCGAAGGGGGCCGGCTCCCCCTACGACGAGCTGCTCCGGGAGCTGGACACGCTGCTCACGGCGGAGCTGCACACGCGAACGCCCCGGCACGCGCATGCGGTCTTGCCGCACATGCTGCGCGTGGAAGAGTAGCCGCAGGCCCGGGTGGCCCCTCCCCCAGAGAGCAAACTCGCCCGGAGCGAGGGGGAGGGCTGTTGCGGGCCCCCGGGAGGCGTGACAGAGAAGAGGGATGAAGCGGGTTCAGTTGGCGGTCCATCGGACGGTAGGAACCGCGAGACTGTTGGCGGGAGCGCTGGAAGCCTCGGGCATCTCCGCGGAAGTCCGGGGCGAGTCCCTGGCCCCGCTGGGGGGCGAAATCCCGAGCACGGAAACGTGGGTCGAAGTATGGGTCCCCCAGCATGAAGAGGCCGCCGCGAAGGAACTGCTCGCGGAGCTGGAAGCCAACTGGGAAGCAGCGTCGAGAGAAGTGCGGTGCCCGCGCTGCGCGGAAGCCAACCCGGGCAACTTCGAGTGGTGCTGGAGCTGCGGCGTGGACCTTCCCTCCACCCTGAAACCGCGGCTCCGGGCCGTGCCTTGAAGAGCGGGTGGAAGACGCCTCGCCGGGAGGACACGAGCGTGGAAGAAACGGTGAGTCCCCGCCCTCCCCCCACCGGGCGATGGCGGCTGAACCGGGGGATACAGCAGACGCTGGCGGTGGTGGGCGTGGCGTTCTTGATCCACCTCATCCCGCTGTTCTTGCCCCGGAACATGCCCGAGCAGGAGCTGGCGATCGCCCGCGCGATTCCGAATGCCCAGCAGCGGGTGTCCGTGCTGCTGCCCCTGAAAGAGAACCCGAAAGCCACGGGAGCCGACCTCCGGGAAGCCGCGGAGCTCCTCTTGGAGGGAGCCCCCTCGGAGGCACGCATTCTCCTGGAAGAGGCGAAGAAGCGAGAGCCCGGCGCGATCGAGACCCAGCTCCTCCAGGCGCGCATCTGCCAGCTGGAACGGATGGAGCGGTGCGTTCAGGAGACCCTGGAGCGCGCGGCGGAAATGGCGCCCCAGGATGCGCGGCCGGACCTGCTCCGCGCGGAGATGAGTGAACGGGCGGGCAATCTCCCGGAGGCCCTGGAAGCGCTCGCCCGGGCAAGAAGCAAGCAGCCTCAGAGCACGGCCGTGGGCCTGAGGTACGCGCGGCTGCTGAGCGTGACAGCGCGCCACGAGGAAGCGGAAACAGTGATGCGCCAGCTGGGGCCCCAGCTCTCCAGCCGGGAACTGCTGCTTCAGCTGGGGATTCTGAAAACCCGTGCGGGCAGAAACCAGGAGGCGCGGGCCCTCTTCGCCCGGGCCGTGGGAGAAGCGCCAGGGTCCGCCGTGGCGCACTACCACCTGGGCATGTCGCACTTCCAGTTAGGAGACGTGGACGCGGCGGAAGAGGAACTCAGAACCGCAGACCGGCTGGACGTGTCAAATCCCGAAGCCCTCGCGGCCCTGTGTGCGCTGCAAATCCAGGCAGCACGCTTCGAGGCGGCCCGCATCACGAGGATGGACCTCGAGCGGCGCTTCCAGGACCGGCAGGACCTCATCCGAAGCGCCTGCCGGACGGACCGCTGAGCGGACTTACGGCTCGACGCCCCGGATCCGGCGAAGGAGCTGGGCGGCGTTTTTCACCTCGGCATCGACGGAGCCATCGGCGAGCTCCGTGCGGACCACGGCCTGGAGAAAGGGCAGGGCCTCCTCGTGACGGCCCTGCTCGAAGAGCAGCTCGCCCAGCGCCATCCGACTCCGGGTGAGCAGCACCAGACTCTCGGCGGCGACGGCAGCATCAATCGCATCGCTCAGGGCGGACTCCGCGAGTTCCTCCTGCCCTCGGGCAAGCAGCTCCCGGGCCCGCTGAATGTGTTCGAGGGCATTCATGGAAGAGAACCCCGGAAAGCAGGACGCGCGCGGGAAAGGAGAATGAGGTATCCCTTTCCCGCATGGACGAGTCGCGCCTCATCGAGCTGGAGCTTCGATACATGCAGCAGCAAGAACTGCTGCAGCAGCTCAACGACGTTCTGTACACACAGCAGCGAGCGCTGCAGGTGCTGACGGCGGAGGTGGAGCTGCTGAAGCGCAAACTGGAAGGC
The nucleotide sequence above comes from Stigmatella erecta. Encoded proteins:
- a CDS encoding TonB-dependent receptor; the encoded protein is MSAFLLWCALLASSPVGDTGAGEETPVVPAPGMAPEAEGPLPVPAPGPPMPSAPEARPVSQEPEQAGEALSTETGEPAEPDQAPEPPVAGTTVRAARPARSASEVTLDREILKSAPRTGAVDLLRLVPGLVVSQHGGEGKAHQLFLRGFDALHGQDVELNVGGLPVNEVSHVHALGYADMNFLIPEVVRELRVTEGSYRAFQGDFAVAGTVRVELGLEEPGVLLAGTVGQYGQRRLVAAVRPGENAETFAAVELGEGRGFGPRRGFGKASLLAQAATELETGAGAVRVRALAGSYTTRFDTPGVVREDDVLAGRQDFYAAPLGRQGGSAVRHQLLLGLELPGSEGHRTVLEVFGVVTDLRLRNNFTGFRGDERGDGLEQTHDGRTLGVRLEHRRRFSAWGREVAGEFGLGARRDGAEQTQRRYRESDGTFFAEEVDANFVQTDVWGYAEAQVPLGRWRLLLGGRADALGVNVFDALAFRDPRYYDGRGYSRSAFGVHTGAKAGLELSLTERWRLFASYGDGFRSPQARSLAEGERTPFVSVRGAELGARREGERLALQVSLFGSQVEDDFFFDHTVGTTVFTGETLRAGATVALQARPWEGVTAALSATGAHARVTATDTLLPYFAPLVARADVGWEREFRLWGTAGEVFAGTGLTLLGPRPLPFDEYSRTVFLADVQVGVRRGVLGLRLEAKNLLDARWRDGEFVYGSRMDPSAPASLVPSRHFTAGTPRTASLTLEVHL
- a CDS encoding putative signal transducing protein yields the protein MKRVQLAVHRTVGTARLLAGALEASGISAEVRGESLAPLGGEIPSTETWVEVWVPQHEEAAAKELLAELEANWEAASREVRCPRCAEANPGNFEWCWSCGVDLPSTLKPRLRAVP
- a CDS encoding tetratricopeptide repeat protein, coding for MSPRPPPTGRWRLNRGIQQTLAVVGVAFLIHLIPLFLPRNMPEQELAIARAIPNAQQRVSVLLPLKENPKATGADLREAAELLLEGAPSEARILLEEAKKREPGAIETQLLQARICQLERMERCVQETLERAAEMAPQDARPDLLRAEMSERAGNLPEALEALARARSKQPQSTAVGLRYARLLSVTARHEEAETVMRQLGPQLSSRELLLQLGILKTRAGRNQEARALFARAVGEAPGSAVAHYHLGMSHFQLGDVDAAEEELRTADRLDVSNPEALAALCALQIQAARFEAARITRMDLERRFQDRQDLIRSACRTDR
- a CDS encoding SlyX family protein — its product is MDESRLIELELRYMQQQELLQQLNDVLYTQQRALQVLTAEVELLKRKLEGEPGLVDARQHEKPPHY